The genomic region TTTCATAGAAAAGTACTAAATTAGTTTTGATAACAAACAAAAGCGTTAAGCCGACAAATCCGCATCCATAAATCCGCGCCACTTGTCGATATACGAGACCGTTGTGCCAAATTAATAAGAAAAATAATCTTTCAATTTATGTTCGGAATTTTAAAAATCCGAATTATTTTACAGAGCATTTTTCTACTTATTTTAAAAAGATTAAAAATTATAAACTATATATTCAACTTTAAATATTCCAAAATGAGAAAATTATTACTCCTTTTATTGCTTGTTAATTATTCAGTTTTCGCTCAATTAAAAATTAAAGATGATAAAACTGTATTTTATGAAGAAGTCATTGAAACAGATAAAACTACAAAAGAAGTTCACGACGCCGTAGAAGAATTTTTGGCTACTAATTCTGGCAATTCTAACTACACTATTAAAATTAATAACGAAGACCAAATCTTATCAAAAGGTCAAATTAGTGTAATTGGGCCAAACAAATTAGAAATTGTGCTAAACACAGAGTTCAAAGATGGCAGATATAGAATCCTAATGGATCCAATTTCGTGGAATGGTAAAAGTCCATTAACAGAATCAATGAATTTTGATAAAGAGAAAGCTAAAGAAGATATGAAACAAATGTATATTGATAAAGGAATGGAAAAAACTTACGAAAAAAAGGATAAGAAAGGAGAAATTGATGCTGATATACAAGAGTTCGTCAAGATGCAAACTATGCTATATGATAAATCTAAAGAAAAGATTATAAATTTCGCCAATTCCTTGAAAAAATATGTATCCAATAAGGAAAATTCAGAATGGTAAAAATCGGATTTAAGAAGAATAAATATTCTTAAATTAGATGAAACTCAATATCCATAAATTAACTTGGCACAACATCGGTTCATCGCAAATAGCGGGTATTGTGCTGAAAATTGTTATTTTAGAGACCATTATAAAAACCACTAAGCCGACAAATCCGCATCCTTACTCCCGCAACTTGCGATAACCGTAACCGTTAGGCAAAATAAAATCAATCATGGAAGAAACTCCTAAATCAGAAAATCATAAAAAAATGAAATGTGGTATTATAATGCCGATAGCTTCTCATTCTGATTATCCAACCGATCATTGGACCGACGTTTTAGATATACTTATTGAAGCTATAGAAGAGACGGACTTCGAGCCTAGATTGGTAAGTGATGATGTAGCCGTTGGACTAATTCATGATAGAATAGTAACAAATATTTACAATGATGAAATTATTGTTTGTGATGTTAGCTCTAAAAACCCGAATGTGATGTTTGAATTGGGATTAAGATTAGCTTTTGATAAGCCGACTATTATAATTAAAGATGAACTTACTGGTTATTCTTTTGATACTGGAGTTATTGAGCATATAAATTATCCATCTTCACTGCGGTTCAATGAAATCGTTAAATTTAAAATAGAACTAAAAAAGAGGATTAATGCTACTTATAAAAAATCTCAAGAAGAAAGTGACTATTCTCCATTTCTAAAAAGCTTCGGAAAAAAAATTGTGCCGGCATCAATTCAGCAAACCGAGATTCCAGAAGGAAAATTTATTTTAGAGCAAATTAATTTAATGAGAAACGATTTGCGATCTCTGAAAAATAAAGATTCTGCAGTAAAATCTTTTAATAATAATACAAAAAATGAGAGAATGGTTTTGGAGTACTATATAAAAGATCAAATTGCAAAAGGTAAAATACCGAATGAAAGAGATGCTATAACCTTGAGAAATGCTTTGTTGCATCAAGGTGTAGACTTAGAAGTAGATTTCATAAAGGATTATCTCAGAAATATTGATCATTTCTTACCAAAAAAACTATAGAAGATTTTACTTAGCCTAACAACGGTTACCGCAAATGGCGGGTTTTACAAAAAAGAACTAAATTAGTTTCCATAACAAACCAAACCGTAAACCGACAAATCCGCATCCATAATTCCGCGCCACTTGTCGTTAACCGGGACCGTTATATACAATGGCTCCAAAACCACCTGAGTTCAATAACTTAACGTAACAAATCATAACTTACAATTTCCAAAGCTAGATTAAAGTGTAACGTTTCTATAAATAATTAACTAATAGCTTAAAATAAGATTTAGAATAAATTCATAGGATACTAAAAATCCAATCACAAACATTAAACTAAAATTATCATGGCTAGAATATTGAAATCAAAAAAAACTCATCTACTTATTTTTCTATTCACATTCGTAATTGCATTCATAATATTAAGCACTATATTTTCAGATTGGGAACATTTCAAAGCGGGACTTTTTGGATACTAAACTATTCTTAATAAATGTGATATACTCCCAAGCTTAATGTTGTAATAGTTAGTTGGAAAAATCCACTTCTTAAATGACAAGTAAAAATGGAGATCCTATAAGCACTCAAGTATTATAATTGAGTTTTAAATAAAGATTTCTGTGGTTAATTATTGGTTTGATAAGAAGAATAGGACTATATCAACTTCTGATTAATATAGCCGGAACACGTTTAAAACTTAAAAGAGGTCCAATTTATAACTGTAACTGTCGCCACAGTATATAACAACGGTTAATCGCCAATAGACGGCAGCGTTAGAAAGAAAATAATTAAATTGACCAACAAACCAATACTAAGCCGACAACTCCGCGTCCCTTATTCCGCCAACTGGCGATAACCGAGACCGTTGTAAAGCAGTATTTAGAATGTGAAAACAAAAAAAAGAAGGCGAATCTGAATAAAAAAAACCAATCTCCCGCAACTGTTGCGCTGACCTTTTTAAGATTTTAGTAAAAACAAAAACCACTCAAACGCAAGGTTTATGGGAAAAGTTTACAAGGTTGAAAAATGGATAAATTGAATGCTCTTAAAATCAGTTTGCGGATTCTTACACTAACTTGAAAAAGAGAAAAAAAAAATTCAGGTTGTTATTCTGACTTTTACTCAAGAATGAAAAATGGATAAATTGAATGCCTTTAGATCTATAAAACCGATTTTTACTCAGCCGTAAAAAAAATGCATAAACGATTAAGAAGAAAAGAATTCAAACGGACTCTTACTCAAACGTGAAAAATTGATTTGAAATTTAGAAAAGAAGAAAAACAAAAAAGCAGACAACAGAACAACATATTCCGAAGTAAATACCGCATTACAACATCGTTTAACAGCAAATAGCGGGCATTGTGGTGAAAAGTGCTATTTTAGACATCAAGTGAAAACCAACTAAGCCGACAAGAACGCGTCCTTACTCCACGCCACTTGCGTTAAACAAGACCGTTATGTGTAAGCTTTAAACAAACCTATGATTAAAAAAATATCTCTTATCGTTTTAATTTCATGTATTTCATGGACTTACGCTCAAGAAATTAAATTTAAAACATCTGAAAAAGGAATAAATATCGGCCATATCGATACAATTTATTCTAAGATTTTAAATGAGGAAAGAGAAATTCTCATTTACCTCCCAGAAAGTATAAAATATGATGACTATAAAAGAGAAAAATATCCTGTAATATATCTTCTAGATGGTAGATATAATTTTCTTCAATTGGTAGCTTTGGAAAGACAGTATGCCGAAAAAAATGACACTAAAATTCTGCCAGAAATGATAATTGTTGGTATTTCAAATGAAAACCAAAATAAAAGACAATTAGATTATTCCCCAACTATTTCAGGAAATCCTGAAAGCTACGGCAGAGGCGATCAATTTTTAGGTTTTATAAATGAGGAATTATTTAAGTACATAGAAAATCGATATCCAGCATCAGATCAAAATAGAACTATTATCGGACATTCTTTTGGAGGAGTTGCGGTATTGAATGCACTATCAAGACATTCAGATTTGTTTGAAAATTATTTGTTGATTGATGCAAGTTTTTGGTTTGAGAATGAACTATTTCTAAATGATTCAGAGTATGGTCTAAAGAATAAAAATCTGACTAATAAAAACCTGTTCATAGGTATTGCCAATACTTCTCAATATGGTAGCACTCTTGAAACGATTCAGAAAGACACCCTTAGTGTGAATAAGTATGTTCGTCATTCCTTAGAATTAAAAGATCAATTGAATACATCTTCCACTGGACCAAATTTAAAATGGAAATATTATGAAAATGATAGCCATGGAAGCACTGTTTTTCCAGCACAATTAGATGCCTTAAGATTTTTTTACTCTTGGTTTGAATTTAAAGAAGAAAGAAAATATCAAGGGAAATACGAACTTCCAACAAGCGAAGAAGAATCATTTTCTCGATTGACTGAAAAACATTTTAAAATGGTTTCAGATGAATTAGGTTATAATTTCTATCCAACTGTTCCTTGGCTAATCAATAATTCTGACATGCTTTTAAATTATCATAAACTTCCTAATCAGGCGAAAGAATTACTTTATCTATCAAAAAAATATTATCCGAAAAACGAACAAATTGAAAAAAAATTACAACAAATAAACTAGTTTTGGGTAAAAGCCTACACATAACATCGGTTAAGCGCAAATAGCGGGCAGTCCGGTGAAAAGTGTTATTTTAGTGACCAATTAACAAACAACAAAACCGACAAGTTCGCGTCCCAACCCCACGCCACTTGCCTTAACCAAGACCGTTGTGCTTAATACAAAAGAAAATTAATGTCGGAAGAAAGAATCTTTACTCAAAAAGAAATTTATGAAATCAGACAAATTGCATCTGAACTAAATTTTCCAATGAAATTAACAATTGACAAAGGATTTAGGGAAATTGGTTTTGATTATTTTGAATCCACTTACTTTAATTCAATTTTAAAAAAAAATGATAAAGGATATCAGATGAATTTCGTTTCATCTCAAGGAAAAAATTCTTTTTATGAAAATAAAGACTGGTTTCAATTTAAAAACATGATATTAAAATGGGTTGAGGCTTTAAAAAGAGAAAACCCCTTTTATTTAAACAAAAGAGAAAATATTGATAAACTCAGTCCTAGATTTTACAAATTACTTCAAGAAACAATAATGATAAACAATCTCGGATTTGATGAGAGTTCTGGAATGTTAATGAGAAAAAATTTAGAAATTATAGTTAAAGATTATCTGCTAGTTGTTCTTCCTGAAAAATTTGCTGTATCAATTAATAAAAAAACTATTGGTAGAATTGTACATGATTTCTATGAAATAAATGAAATGGAATTGATTCCAAAAAAATCTGAAAAATTGGAATGTATTCAAAAAGAACTAATCGAATTGAAATCTTTTTTTAAAATAATTAGCAACACTTTTAAAATTGGTAATGATTTCGCACATTATGAAAGAAAACTCAAAAATTTTACATCAAACAATATGTTAGAAAATTTGAATAAAATCGTAGAGTATGTTAGTCATCATTTGGAAGAAAGAGAAATTAAGAACAAAAGGATTAAATTAAACAATGACTTTGAGTCTGATACATTAATCTAACAATTGTACTAAGCACAACATCGTATAACAGCAAATAGCGGGCATTGTGCTGAAAAGTGTTATTTTAGTGACCAAGTAAAAAACAACAAAACCGACAAGAACGCGTCCCTACTCCACGCCACTTGCGTTATACAAGACCGTTATATGGCATTTTTACAGACAGTTTGTCACTATAAATTTAATGGTAAGAAAATTGTAACTTGCTGACCAGTTCATTGATATAAAGATATTGGATTTAGACTTTAGGTTCACTCATAAATCTATCGTCAGGATTGCCCTAGAACATCTATGGAGAATATTTGTCCGAACTATTTTCATCGGGCTGTATTTCACATTAAGTTGTTCTGTGTCGATTCCGTTTGATGCCGTTGTGTATGACAGCACAATGCCTTTGGAAACAATGGTATCAAGCTCTTTTCAGAGTAGGAAGGACGGGGCGCCAGCATTTTCTGCAAAAAATGCAAAAAAGTTGCAAAAGTCAGAAAAAACCTTAAATTTGAATGAAATGGGTACAAACAGAAACTTCAATTTAGGCTGCAGTGCTAAATCCACTTCCGCCGTCCAAAACGCCGATGAGATTTCACTTGATTTTCAAATCAAGATTGCGTTAGACTTTAGGTTCACTCATTAATCTATCGTCAGGATTGCCCTAGAACATCTATGGAGAATATTTGTCCGAACTATTTTCATCGGGCTGTATTTCACATTAAGTTGTTCTGTGTCTACATTGTAAGGTGCTGTCATACGGACATAATGTCTTCCATAAGGCCTTTGCAACACAAGAATTAATGGCAAAAACATTACTAGAAAAAATTTCCTCCCAAGAGAATTTACTAAATGCTTGGGGAAAACTTAACAAGACTAATAAATCTTCACACGGATTAGATAAAATTTCCATTGAAGAATTTGGGGATAATATTGATGATAAAATACTATCAATATCCAACAAACTTCAGTCCGGCACTTATCAATTTTCCCAAAACAGAGCAGTTTTAATTCCAAAAGATAATGGAAAGTTTAGACCACTTCAAGTTCCAAATATTTCAGACCGATTGGTTCTAAAAGCTATTGCCATTGAGCTGGAAGATCAATTTAAATCAGTAATTAAAAAAAGTGATGGAGTAAGTTTTGCTTATCAAAAGAAGTTAGGAGTTAAAGATGCTATTGATAAGATTAAAGAATTATATGACAAAGGTAACCATTTTGTATTGGAAGCTGATTTAGTGAACTTTTTCGGTACCGTAGACAAAGACGAACTCTTAAATAAGCAAATATTCCCCAAACTTAAAGATGACAGTTTAAACAATCTCATTACATCTGCTTTAAACCAAAAAATTGGTGGTTTAGATAAAATTAAAACGAAGGATAGGAAATATTTTAAAGGTTTAAACAATGGAATACCTCAAGGTAATCCATTATCTCCGTTATTATCCAACATTTACCTCTCCCCGTTTGATATTTTTCTTAAGAGTAATAATTATAACCTGGTCCGCTATGCAGATGATTTTGTAATTCTATGCGAGAGCGAAGAATTATGTAGAAAGGCTTACGAAGACAGTAAAAAAATGCTAAATAAGTTGAATTTGGAAATCCACCCTTTAGAAGAAAAAGGGAAAACAAACATTATCAATATTAACAAAGAACCTTTCGATTTTCTTTCAATCACCTTCAATGGAAGTAAATTTTACCCATCAGAAAAAAACGTTTCTAGATTTAAAAGTAAAATAAGAGATATTTGTAATGGAACTGTAGACTACAATGTTCTAACTCTACTCAAGAAAATTTCGAATGTTTATGAAGGATGGATATCTGCCTTCTACTATACAGAAATTGAGAGGTATTCAGAAGAAATAGACTACTATATTAATCGACAATTATTCTTAGTTTTAAGTAAGTATGACTGGAAATTTACTCCAAAAACTAAAGGGAAATTACCAAGAGAATACAAACAAAAGGGTGAAAGCGCAGATTGCCTTTCAAAAAAACAAAGATCAAAATCTGGTATTCCTCTTTGCGAAGAACTTCTTAAAATTAAACGGAGTAGTAAAAACGCCACATAACAACGGTTCATCGCCAATAAGCGGCACCGTTAGAATGAAAATAATTAACTTGACCAACAAACCAATACTAAACCGACAAATCCGCGTCACCTACTCCGCCAACTGGCGATAACCGAGACCGTTAGCAAACATTTTTAAGCGAATGAAGTACATCAAAATTATTCTGATTCCCATAATTTTTGCAATTGGTATAAGATTAATATTCGGAGCAGATATATTCGACGATTTTATATCAGTAATGTCGTGGACATTTTTTATTACAACACCAGCTGGAATTGGTGCTTTAATGATCTATTTCAGTCCTGCTGAGAAAGTGGAATCTTTAAAATATAGAATTTTCTATCCTTGGATTCCAGTCTTTTTAGTATTAGCTATTACCATGGTATTAATGATAGAAGGTTGGGCTTGTTGGCTGATGATTCTTCCCTTATTCCTAATTTTTGCTTCAATAGGTGGACTTACTGCTGGATATTTCAAATTAAAAAATAGAAAATCAGAAAATTTAAACATATCTATATTAGTACTTTTGCCATTTTTAATTGGACCAATTGAGCACTCAATTAATACCAACAAACAAGTATTTAGAACATATACATCAATTGTTATCAATGGTGAGAAGGAAACTATATGGAATAACGTAACTAACGTTAGAGCTATTTCAAATTCAGAAGACAATTCTCAGTTGACTAAAATATTAGGTTTTCCAAGACCTGTGGAAG from Christiangramia sp. OXR-203 harbors:
- a CDS encoding RNA helicase, with the protein product MEETPKSENHKKMKCGIIMPIASHSDYPTDHWTDVLDILIEAIEETDFEPRLVSDDVAVGLIHDRIVTNIYNDEIIVCDVSSKNPNVMFELGLRLAFDKPTIIIKDELTGYSFDTGVIEHINYPSSLRFNEIVKFKIELKKRINATYKKSQEESDYSPFLKSFGKKIVPASIQQTEIPEGKFILEQINLMRNDLRSLKNKDSAVKSFNNNTKNERMVLEYYIKDQIAKGKIPNERDAITLRNALLHQGVDLEVDFIKDYLRNIDHFLPKKL
- a CDS encoding alpha/beta hydrolase, whose translation is MIKKISLIVLISCISWTYAQEIKFKTSEKGINIGHIDTIYSKILNEEREILIYLPESIKYDDYKREKYPVIYLLDGRYNFLQLVALERQYAEKNDTKILPEMIIVGISNENQNKRQLDYSPTISGNPESYGRGDQFLGFINEELFKYIENRYPASDQNRTIIGHSFGGVAVLNALSRHSDLFENYLLIDASFWFENELFLNDSEYGLKNKNLTNKNLFIGIANTSQYGSTLETIQKDTLSVNKYVRHSLELKDQLNTSSTGPNLKWKYYENDSHGSTVFPAQLDALRFFYSWFEFKEERKYQGKYELPTSEEESFSRLTEKHFKMVSDELGYNFYPTVPWLINNSDMLLNYHKLPNQAKELLYLSKKYYPKNEQIEKKLQQIN
- a CDS encoding reverse transcriptase domain-containing protein, which produces MAKTLLEKISSQENLLNAWGKLNKTNKSSHGLDKISIEEFGDNIDDKILSISNKLQSGTYQFSQNRAVLIPKDNGKFRPLQVPNISDRLVLKAIAIELEDQFKSVIKKSDGVSFAYQKKLGVKDAIDKIKELYDKGNHFVLEADLVNFFGTVDKDELLNKQIFPKLKDDSLNNLITSALNQKIGGLDKIKTKDRKYFKGLNNGIPQGNPLSPLLSNIYLSPFDIFLKSNNYNLVRYADDFVILCESEELCRKAYEDSKKMLNKLNLEIHPLEEKGKTNIININKEPFDFLSITFNGSKFYPSEKNVSRFKSKIRDICNGTVDYNVLTLLKKISNVYEGWISAFYYTEIERYSEEIDYYINRQLFLVLSKYDWKFTPKTKGKLPREYKQKGESADCLSKKQRSKSGIPLCEELLKIKRSSKNAT